The following are from one region of the Klebsiella aerogenes genome:
- a CDS encoding MFS transporter has translation MKPTERRVGYGTAIGYGVTDLFGGGAFAFIATWLLYFYTTFCNLSVVEAGSIFLIARFADALASPIMGYITDKFGSTRLGKHFGRRRFFLLIGAPLMLLYSLVWVQDMNYWYYLGTYLSIELLSAMVMVPWETLAAEMTNRFSERLRMQAVRLSFSKVGNVLSASLPGVMIYFFGKDSALTYTYTGILFSVIFLVAVLTSYLTTWETQDTDPDFAKHNVGPEMSLFSHLYHMVKEQISTFYVRAFRLHIFIYICSFTAMDIFRSVFVYFVVYALMQDASAASGYLTITTAVAVPSTLIFMFVLDKLNVTQANGLRISYICIMFTLSLLGFNYLFDLHLSTLFISAGFVLLGIGWAGLNYIPWNTYAFIPDIDEIVTQRRREGAFAGAMVLIRKSTIAVAVMAVGLILEKSGFTKGTAVQPELALHAITLLMVIGSGGLLLLSFLATFKFKLTRETHGILLKEVARLKLGGRIEDCPEEAQGVIKDLTGYSYLDVWGNNEEVKRKLSNGYV, from the coding sequence ATGAAACCTACAGAACGAAGAGTAGGCTATGGCACCGCCATAGGATATGGCGTGACTGATTTATTTGGTGGCGGCGCTTTTGCATTTATTGCTACCTGGTTACTTTATTTTTATACCACCTTCTGTAATCTTTCCGTTGTTGAAGCTGGGTCAATATTTCTTATTGCCCGTTTTGCCGATGCACTGGCCAGCCCGATCATGGGATATATTACTGATAAATTTGGTAGTACCCGTTTAGGTAAACACTTTGGTCGCCGTCGTTTCTTCCTGTTAATTGGTGCTCCACTGATGCTGCTGTATTCCCTGGTTTGGGTGCAGGATATGAACTATTGGTACTATTTAGGTACCTATTTAAGTATTGAACTGCTGTCCGCGATGGTGATGGTGCCATGGGAAACCCTGGCGGCTGAAATGACTAACCGTTTTAGCGAACGTCTTCGTATGCAGGCTGTTCGTCTGTCTTTTTCCAAAGTGGGTAACGTACTATCCGCCTCTTTACCGGGCGTGATGATCTATTTCTTTGGCAAAGACTCTGCGCTGACTTATACCTACACTGGTATTCTTTTCTCTGTCATCTTCCTGGTTGCCGTTTTGACCTCTTACCTGACCACCTGGGAAACACAGGATACCGACCCGGATTTCGCAAAGCACAATGTTGGTCCAGAAATGTCGCTGTTTAGCCATTTGTATCATATGGTTAAAGAACAGATTTCAACCTTCTATGTGCGTGCATTCCGTTTGCATATCTTCATCTATATTTGCTCATTTACTGCAATGGACATCTTTAGATCGGTGTTTGTCTACTTTGTGGTGTATGCCTTAATGCAGGATGCTTCTGCCGCTTCTGGTTACTTGACTATTACCACAGCGGTCGCTGTACCATCCACACTGATCTTTATGTTTGTGCTGGATAAATTGAATGTCACCCAGGCGAATGGGTTACGTATCTCTTATATCTGCATCATGTTCACCTTATCATTGCTGGGCTTTAACTACCTGTTTGATTTACATCTCTCAACGTTGTTTATCTCTGCTGGATTTGTCCTGCTAGGTATTGGTTGGGCAGGCCTGAACTATATTCCATGGAACACTTATGCCTTTATTCCAGATATTGATGAAATTGTGACTCAACGTCGTCGTGAAGGCGCATTTGCTGGTGCGATGGTTCTGATTAGAAAGAGTACGATTGCTGTCGCGGTCATGGCTGTTGGTCTCATCCTTGAAAAAAGTGGCTTTACTAAGGGTACAGCCGTTCAGCCCGAACTTGCGTTACATGCGATTACTTTACTGATGGTTATTGGTTCCGGCGGCCTGTTGTTGCTGAGTTTCCTTGCCACCTTCAAATTCAAGTTAACCCGTGAAACTCATGGCATCCTGCTCAAAGAGGTGGCGCGTTTGAAACTGGGTGGTCGTATTGAAGATTGCCCTGAAGAAGCACAGGGTGTTATCAAGGATTTGACAGGTTATAGCTATCTGGATGTTTGGGGAAATAATGAAGAAGTTAAGCGTAAATTGTCCAATGGTTATGTCTGA
- a CDS encoding Gfo/Idh/MocA family oxidoreductase — translation MINVAIVGTGNISHRHIKALSGFNERCKIVALVDIFPEKAQEKKERYGLTDARVYKSHKEMLADSSDIDVVDVCTPPYVHAEITIDALDNGLHVLCEKPMAASLEECDAMIAAQKRSGKILSIIAQNRFTDAFWRLKKAVDSELIGKVCHAQVDSFWWRGHSYYDLWWRGTWEKEGGGCTLNHAVHHIDAIQWLLGSPSEVVAMMSNVAHDNAEVEDLNAAILKYPNGALTQLTASVVHHGEDQKIIIQGDKARISAPWDVHASIAADNGFPQQQNDVQLEDKLHTLFNSTEKLAWTLHAGQIDDVLTAIETKQSPLIDGEEGKRSLELITAMYKSAITGTIVQLPINSEDAFYRTGGLVSLAPHFYEKSASVDNFQEVNEIPLGKNLDPNSSLTN, via the coding sequence ATGATTAATGTCGCTATTGTAGGTACCGGGAATATTTCTCATCGACATATTAAAGCCCTGTCAGGGTTTAACGAACGCTGCAAAATTGTGGCGCTAGTCGATATCTTTCCTGAAAAAGCACAAGAGAAGAAAGAACGCTACGGACTCACTGATGCCCGTGTATATAAAAGCCATAAAGAGATGCTGGCAGACAGCAGCGATATTGATGTCGTCGATGTCTGTACACCGCCTTATGTCCATGCCGAAATCACGATTGATGCACTTGATAACGGCTTGCATGTCTTATGTGAAAAACCAATGGCCGCCTCTCTGGAAGAATGTGATGCTATGATTGCGGCACAAAAACGCAGTGGCAAAATCCTATCCATTATTGCGCAAAATCGTTTTACCGATGCATTCTGGCGTTTGAAAAAAGCGGTCGATTCCGAATTGATCGGTAAGGTCTGTCATGCTCAGGTTGATTCCTTCTGGTGGCGTGGGCACTCCTACTATGATTTGTGGTGGCGTGGTACCTGGGAAAAAGAAGGAGGGGGTTGTACGTTAAACCATGCCGTCCATCATATTGATGCGATTCAGTGGTTGTTAGGTTCCCCGAGTGAAGTGGTCGCGATGATGAGTAACGTGGCGCACGACAATGCGGAAGTTGAAGATCTCAACGCGGCGATTTTAAAATATCCAAATGGGGCGTTAACACAACTTACAGCTTCCGTTGTGCATCATGGTGAAGATCAGAAAATTATCATACAGGGTGATAAAGCCCGTATCTCTGCTCCGTGGGATGTTCATGCCAGCATTGCGGCAGATAATGGCTTTCCGCAGCAACAAAATGATGTGCAACTTGAAGACAAACTGCATACCTTGTTTAACTCAACCGAAAAATTAGCCTGGACCCTGCATGCTGGGCAGATCGATGATGTTCTGACGGCAATTGAAACAAAGCAATCGCCGTTAATTGATGGCGAAGAGGGGAAGCGTTCACTCGAGCTGATTACCGCGATGTATAAATCGGCAATTACCGGCACTATCGTTCAATTACCTATTAACTCAGAAGATGCTTTTTATCGCACCGGTGGATTGGTTTCTCTGGCCCCGCATTTTTATGAGAAATCAGCGTCGGTAGATAATTTTCAAGAGGTGAATGAAATTCCGTTAGGTAAAAATCTCGATCCAAACAGTTCTCTAACCAATTGA
- the larA gene encoding nickel-dependent lactate racemase, producing the protein MATVKLKHDSGFLSANIPEKNFLGTVEIDNDDFLDALYQRSEYDVVADSLDMPLYSPPLTELAKDKQNIVIISSDHTRPVPSKIIMPIILQRIRSVNHDAKITILIATGTHRASTNEELLDKYGQDIFDNETIIVHDSKDDTALVNIGKLPSGADCIINKLAVECDLLIAEGFIEPHFFAGFSGGRKAVFPGVAGYTSVVGNHNGQFINSLKARTGNLTQNPIHQDMVYAAELANLQFIVNVVLDHNKRIINCFAGDAVLAHEDGCHFVRKVMSAAKKESDITITCNGGYPLDQNIYQAVKGMTAAEATTKKGGVIIMVAGARDGHGGTGFYETFRQAEHVEDIITQALNTPSDKTAPDQWQSQILARVMSHYHVILVSQLIDPKIVREMKMDHCRDLQDAIDKALEIKGSDAMIAIIPDGVSVIVE; encoded by the coding sequence ATGGCTACAGTAAAGTTAAAGCATGATAGCGGATTCCTTTCTGCAAATATTCCAGAAAAGAACTTTCTGGGAACTGTTGAAATTGATAATGACGATTTTCTTGATGCATTATATCAACGTTCTGAATATGATGTTGTTGCTGATTCTCTTGATATGCCATTGTATTCCCCACCACTTACTGAACTGGCAAAGGATAAGCAGAATATAGTTATTATTAGTTCCGACCATACCCGGCCAGTGCCCTCTAAAATTATTATGCCGATAATTTTACAACGTATTCGTAGTGTTAATCATGATGCGAAGATTACGATTCTTATCGCCACGGGAACGCATCGAGCTTCGACCAATGAGGAACTGCTCGACAAGTATGGGCAAGATATCTTTGATAATGAAACTATCATCGTACATGATTCAAAAGATGATACTGCATTAGTTAACATCGGTAAATTACCTTCCGGCGCAGATTGCATCATTAATAAGCTTGCCGTGGAGTGTGATTTACTTATTGCTGAAGGTTTTATTGAGCCACATTTTTTTGCCGGATTTTCCGGAGGGCGTAAAGCCGTTTTCCCTGGTGTTGCTGGATATACATCTGTAGTTGGCAATCATAATGGACAATTTATTAATTCGTTAAAAGCACGAACCGGTAATCTGACACAGAACCCGATTCATCAGGATATGGTATATGCCGCTGAGCTAGCTAACCTGCAATTTATTGTTAATGTGGTTCTTGACCATAATAAACGTATCATTAATTGCTTTGCCGGTGATGCAGTATTGGCGCATGAAGATGGGTGTCATTTTGTCAGAAAGGTGATGAGTGCAGCGAAAAAAGAGAGTGATATAACCATTACCTGTAATGGTGGCTATCCGTTAGATCAAAATATTTACCAGGCGGTTAAGGGGATGACGGCGGCAGAAGCTACGACCAAAAAGGGAGGTGTCATCATTATGGTGGCGGGAGCACGTGACGGACATGGGGGCACCGGATTTTATGAAACCTTCCGTCAGGCGGAGCATGTTGAAGATATTATTACACAGGCACTAAATACCCCATCAGATAAAACGGCACCAGATCAGTGGCAATCTCAAATTCTGGCTCGTGTGATGTCGCACTATCACGTTATTTTAGTTTCTCAATTAATAGATCCGAAAATCGTTAGAGAGATGAAAATGGATCATTGTCGTGATCTGCAAGATGCTATTGATAAAGCGTTGGAAATAAAAGGCAGTGATGCCATGATCGCGATTATTCCCGATGGCGTATCCGTAATTGTAGAATAA
- a CDS encoding glycerate kinase — MKFVLAPDSFKESMTAMEVANCMEKGLRAVFADAQIVKIPVADGGEGTVQSLVDATGGEIVCETVTGPLGNRVNASFGILGDGETAVIEMASASGIGYTTPQNRNPLLTTTYGTGELIAKALDMGVRKIILGIGGSATNDGGKGMAAALGVKFYDKEGGIVAEGGGYLDHIATIDMAGIDPRIAGAEFVVACDVTNPLTGQYGASAVFGPQKGATQEMVAILDKNLQHYAQKIRETLGVDIEPIPGAGAAGGLGGGLIAFTGATLHKGVDIVIDYTKLKEKIVDADYVFTGEGGIDFQTKFGKTPYGVAQAVKNVSPKTPVIALAGMVGDDISSLYDENFTAIFGVLRQVCSLEAALRDGPQSVTLTTENIARLIKTLPANCPDIE; from the coding sequence ATGAAATTTGTTCTGGCTCCGGATTCTTTCAAAGAAAGTATGACCGCTATGGAAGTAGCGAATTGTATGGAAAAAGGGTTAAGAGCGGTATTTGCTGATGCGCAAATAGTTAAAATTCCTGTTGCAGATGGTGGCGAAGGAACCGTTCAATCGTTAGTCGATGCGACTGGTGGTGAAATAGTTTGTGAAACGGTGACTGGGCCGCTCGGCAACCGGGTCAACGCCAGCTTCGGTATTCTGGGTGATGGCGAAACCGCTGTTATTGAAATGGCCTCCGCCAGCGGCATTGGTTATACCACGCCGCAAAATCGAAACCCACTGCTGACAACTACCTATGGAACTGGCGAGTTGATTGCGAAAGCGCTCGATATGGGGGTAAGAAAAATTATCCTCGGCATTGGCGGAAGCGCCACAAACGATGGCGGCAAGGGAATGGCGGCGGCTTTAGGTGTCAAATTCTACGATAAAGAAGGCGGTATCGTTGCAGAAGGCGGTGGCTATCTCGATCACATTGCGACTATTGATATGGCAGGGATCGATCCACGTATCGCCGGGGCGGAGTTTGTGGTCGCCTGTGATGTGACCAATCCTTTAACCGGCCAATATGGTGCTTCTGCGGTATTTGGGCCACAGAAGGGGGCTACACAGGAGATGGTCGCCATACTGGATAAAAATCTCCAGCACTATGCGCAAAAAATACGTGAAACACTGGGCGTTGATATTGAACCTATCCCTGGTGCCGGTGCGGCAGGCGGGTTAGGCGGCGGGCTGATCGCTTTTACCGGCGCTACGTTGCATAAAGGCGTAGATATCGTCATCGATTATACAAAATTAAAAGAGAAAATAGTTGATGCGGATTATGTATTTACAGGTGAAGGGGGCATTGATTTTCAAACCAAATTCGGTAAAACCCCTTACGGTGTGGCACAGGCGGTAAAAAATGTATCGCCAAAGACGCCGGTAATCGCTCTTGCCGGCATGGTTGGTGATGATATTAGCAGTTTATATGACGAGAATTTTACCGCAATTTTTGGCGTATTACGCCAGGTCTGTAGCCTGGAGGCAGCGTTGCGTGACGGACCGCAGAGCGTGACGTTAACGACTGAAAATATCGCCCGTTTAATTAAAACGTTACCTGCCAACTGTCCAGATATTGAATAA
- a CDS encoding LarC family nickel insertion protein, whose protein sequence is MHVHLDVVGGISGDIFCAALLDAFPELLEPLTDFIHGLPFLTHYRISCVSAKQKEISGKRFLVLKDNAVFDDKNHIVFTPLAMPEGTPLFQQQSHHLHHSWPTIEAKILRIADGEIRDAVLNLYRTLVIAESDVHGIDVQNVHLHEVGSDDALVDMVSAAFLTLRCPARSWSFSSLPWGSGQIKCAHGVLPVPAPATVKILRNFTWRQDSETGERITPTGAAILAWLAQWQQPGPHGTLIADGYGCGTYHFARTPNILRVCLFAPPVSTRASSDIVEVVQFDIDDMSPEMLALAQQRLRERSGVIDLTSQAVSGKKGRVMIRTELLCQPGSLEDISQAVFRQTSTLGIRHWQAGRNKLLREQFDITYQQESWPVKVAFRPDGISAKLEADALGTLSGNYQQLVEMKFRIEQSAIKDK, encoded by the coding sequence ATGCACGTGCATCTGGATGTAGTCGGCGGAATATCCGGTGATATATTTTGTGCGGCATTGCTTGATGCCTTTCCTGAGCTACTGGAGCCATTAACCGATTTTATTCACGGATTACCATTTTTAACACATTATAGAATATCTTGTGTTTCGGCTAAACAGAAAGAAATATCAGGCAAGCGTTTTCTGGTTTTAAAAGACAATGCGGTATTCGATGATAAAAATCATATCGTTTTTACACCGCTAGCGATGCCAGAGGGAACACCGTTATTTCAGCAGCAGAGCCATCATCTGCACCACAGTTGGCCGACCATCGAAGCGAAGATTTTACGTATTGCCGACGGTGAGATCCGGGATGCGGTATTGAATCTCTATAGGACACTGGTTATTGCTGAATCGGATGTACACGGTATTGATGTACAGAACGTTCACTTGCATGAAGTCGGTTCTGATGATGCGTTGGTCGACATGGTGAGTGCCGCGTTTCTGACATTACGTTGCCCGGCGCGCAGCTGGTCATTTTCGTCATTACCCTGGGGAAGTGGGCAGATAAAATGTGCGCATGGTGTATTGCCTGTACCCGCACCTGCGACAGTAAAAATATTGAGAAACTTCACATGGCGACAGGACTCAGAAACAGGAGAGCGTATTACGCCTACCGGTGCCGCCATTCTTGCTTGGCTGGCGCAATGGCAACAGCCCGGCCCTCATGGAACGCTGATTGCGGATGGGTATGGCTGTGGTACTTACCATTTCGCCCGTACGCCAAATATTCTCCGTGTCTGCCTCTTTGCGCCACCGGTAAGCACTCGCGCAAGCTCTGATATTGTCGAGGTTGTGCAGTTTGATATTGACGATATGTCGCCTGAAATGCTGGCCCTTGCCCAGCAAAGGCTGCGTGAAAGAAGTGGGGTTATTGATCTCACAAGCCAGGCGGTGAGCGGTAAAAAAGGGCGAGTTATGATCAGAACTGAGCTGTTGTGTCAGCCTGGCTCGCTTGAGGATATTTCTCAAGCTGTATTCCGGCAAACATCGACGCTGGGCATACGTCACTGGCAGGCCGGGCGTAATAAACTTTTACGTGAACAGTTTGATATTACCTATCAGCAAGAAAGCTGGCCGGTCAAGGTTGCTTTCCGTCCCGATGGCATAAGCGCCAAACTGGAAGCTGATGCGCTAGGAACTCTGAGCGGCAATTATCAACAACTCGTAGAAATGAAGTTTCGTATTGAACAATCGGCGATAAAAGACAAATAG
- the larB gene encoding nickel pincer cofactor biosynthesis protein LarB, with protein sequence MIKSTIIMDYDRRARCGIEEAVFCESKTVEQIAGILSQSLQRGHRLLLTRIDDHKIAALDDDLQKKITHFSQARCAILGAIYPEQEPARVAIVSGGSSDASTCYEIQTTLNYHGIACDMFQDVGVAAMWRLLQIVDQLEEYDVVIAVAGMEAALPTVLAGFITSPIIAVPTSVGYGVAAGGHTALASCLASCSGGVMTMNIDNGYGAACAAIKISQKIRRYS encoded by the coding sequence ATGATAAAATCAACCATTATTATGGACTATGACAGACGCGCCCGCTGCGGTATTGAAGAGGCCGTGTTCTGCGAATCGAAAACGGTGGAGCAGATCGCCGGAATTCTCTCCCAATCTCTACAGCGTGGTCATCGTCTGCTACTTACAAGAATCGACGATCATAAAATAGCCGCACTTGATGATGATTTGCAAAAGAAGATAACCCATTTTTCGCAAGCACGGTGTGCCATTCTGGGGGCCATTTATCCTGAGCAGGAACCGGCCCGGGTAGCGATTGTCTCCGGCGGTTCTTCCGATGCTTCCACCTGTTATGAGATACAAACCACACTTAACTATCACGGCATTGCCTGCGATATGTTTCAGGATGTCGGGGTAGCTGCAATGTGGAGGCTATTGCAGATAGTCGACCAGCTCGAAGAATATGACGTGGTGATTGCGGTAGCTGGAATGGAGGCCGCGTTACCGACAGTGTTAGCAGGGTTTATTACCTCACCAATTATTGCTGTTCCGACCTCCGTAGGCTATGGCGTTGCCGCAGGAGGACATACTGCACTGGCTTCCTGTCTGGCCAGCTGCAGTGGGGGAGTGATGACGATGAATATTGACAATGGTTACGGCGCGGCGTGTGCGGCAATTAAGATCTCGCAAAAGATCCGCCGTTATAGCTAA
- a CDS encoding LacI family DNA-binding transcriptional regulator yields the protein MVAKLKMHDIAKKTGYSVSTVSRVLSGTAYASGKARDAIISCARELGVLDVLGSGHLLIKGVVIFAPARAFTAAGDAFYHEVIKGISDTVERHNVYLNYCGLEEDHSDIKVFLERINNKNVNAAIIIGVDDPTVHKLASTVNKPCVLVNSQDKQMLLDAVSPDQHSTGYSALQHLFEEGHRRILTITSMRRETFYKRLAGTRDAYRAYHVDFDSDYNLLITEGLMEKEAEQALERWLKVHPRDVWPEAIFCQGKRMVSGVRRVLQRYGLRVPEDISLIATDYALPQDSHTEPPVTSLTIPCRELGIEAIHLLQTRFSRPEAPVFNLMLKGKLEAHGTVARSTKNTARSVVADPEE from the coding sequence ATGGTCGCTAAACTGAAAATGCATGATATTGCCAAAAAAACAGGCTATTCCGTAAGCACCGTCTCTCGCGTACTCAGCGGTACCGCTTATGCCAGCGGTAAGGCCCGTGATGCTATTATCAGTTGCGCTCGCGAACTTGGTGTTCTGGATGTCCTGGGCAGCGGGCACCTGTTGATTAAAGGTGTGGTAATTTTTGCGCCCGCCAGAGCATTTACCGCAGCAGGTGATGCTTTTTATCATGAAGTGATTAAAGGTATTTCTGATACCGTAGAACGGCATAATGTTTATCTGAACTATTGTGGGTTAGAGGAAGATCATTCCGATATTAAAGTTTTTCTTGAACGCATAAATAATAAGAATGTTAATGCGGCTATTATTATAGGCGTTGATGACCCTACTGTGCATAAATTAGCGTCCACCGTAAATAAACCTTGTGTGTTAGTTAATTCTCAAGATAAACAAATGTTACTGGATGCCGTTTCCCCCGATCAGCATTCCACAGGTTACAGCGCTCTTCAGCACCTGTTCGAAGAGGGGCACCGGCGAATTCTGACTATTACCAGCATGCGGCGCGAAACTTTTTATAAACGTCTGGCGGGGACCCGTGATGCTTACCGGGCATATCACGTCGATTTTGATTCCGATTATAATCTTCTGATAACTGAGGGGTTAATGGAAAAAGAGGCCGAGCAAGCACTGGAACGTTGGTTAAAAGTCCACCCTCGTGATGTATGGCCGGAAGCCATTTTCTGCCAGGGGAAGAGGATGGTATCCGGCGTCAGGCGGGTTCTGCAGCGCTACGGTTTGCGGGTGCCGGAAGATATTTCATTAATAGCAACGGATTACGCTTTACCGCAAGATTCTCATACGGAGCCACCGGTGACCAGCCTGACTATTCCGTGCCGCGAATTGGGGATAGAGGCCATCCACTTGCTGCAAACCCGCTTCAGCCGTCCCGAAGCGCCGGTTTTCAATTTGATGCTAAAGGGAAAACTAGAAGCCCACGGCACAGTTGCTCGTTCAACGAAAAATACAGCTCGCTCGGTTGTCGCAGATCCGGAAGAATAA
- a CDS encoding Gfo/Idh/MocA family oxidoreductase, with the protein MKTVRIGIIGVGNIGTKHSRYLVSGVVKDAILTAVCDIEPKKLTAIRDVIGDDVALFSSAEEMVHSGLIDAVIVATPHYDHPQLSMMAMRAGIHTLCEKPAGVYTASVREMNACAAECDVVFSLMYNQRTNPLYQKVRDLISSGELGEIRRSNWIITNWYRSQSYYNSGGWRATWKGEGGGVLLNQDPHQLDLWQWLVGMPTRVRAFCQFGKHRQIEVEDEVTAYAEYANGATGVFVTSIAETPGTNRLEIVGDRGKIVVEDGLLRFWRLRESEREFNQRWQGGFGEPECWEISVPTVNGAGDHHLITANFCAAILRGEPLIAPGIEGINGLTISNAMHLSTWTDGWVDLPLDEAKYLELLKERVASSIEKTVESRTLDTAASWK; encoded by the coding sequence ATGAAAACTGTACGTATTGGTATCATAGGTGTCGGAAATATCGGAACGAAACACTCTCGTTATCTTGTTTCGGGAGTTGTGAAGGATGCCATTCTGACAGCGGTTTGCGACATAGAACCGAAAAAATTAACCGCGATCCGTGATGTTATTGGTGACGACGTTGCCTTATTTTCCAGCGCAGAAGAGATGGTTCACAGTGGGCTGATTGATGCGGTTATTGTTGCGACTCCCCATTACGACCATCCGCAACTTTCCATGATGGCCATGCGCGCGGGGATCCACACTCTGTGCGAAAAACCCGCGGGGGTTTATACCGCCAGCGTCCGAGAAATGAACGCCTGCGCTGCCGAATGCGATGTCGTTTTTAGCCTGATGTATAACCAGCGTACCAACCCGTTATATCAGAAAGTGAGGGATTTAATCAGCAGCGGTGAGTTAGGTGAAATTCGTCGTTCAAACTGGATCATCACCAACTGGTATCGTTCACAGAGCTATTACAATTCCGGTGGCTGGCGTGCTACCTGGAAGGGCGAAGGCGGCGGTGTTTTATTGAATCAGGATCCTCATCAGCTCGACCTCTGGCAATGGTTGGTTGGCATGCCCACGCGCGTTCGCGCGTTCTGTCAGTTCGGCAAGCACCGACAGATTGAAGTGGAAGATGAAGTGACGGCTTACGCTGAATATGCGAATGGTGCAACAGGCGTATTTGTCACCAGTATTGCAGAAACCCCGGGGACTAACAGGCTGGAAATTGTCGGCGATCGGGGAAAAATTGTGGTTGAGGACGGGCTACTGCGTTTCTGGCGCCTTCGTGAATCCGAGCGGGAATTCAACCAACGCTGGCAAGGTGGGTTTGGTGAACCGGAATGCTGGGAAATCAGCGTCCCGACAGTCAACGGCGCTGGCGATCACCATTTAATCACCGCCAATTTTTGTGCCGCAATCTTGCGCGGTGAGCCCCTTATCGCGCCGGGGATCGAGGGTATCAACGGTCTGACAATTTCAAATGCTATGCATCTTTCAACATGGACAGATGGTTGGGTTGATTTGCCTTTGGATGAAGCGAAATATCTGGAACTACTGAAAGAGCGCGTTGCCAGTTCGATCGAAAAAACGGTGGAAAGCAGGACACTGGATACGGCAGCGTCCTGGAAATAA
- a CDS encoding Gfo/Idh/MocA family oxidoreductase, whose translation MQNNDGMNYAPVGKAQAVVGKDEFVFAVAALDHGHIYGMSNGLAEAGATLKYVYDPDAEKVKKFIERYPQAQVAGSLEQILADPEVKLVAAAAIPSQRCALGLKVMSAGKDYFTDKAPLTTLEQLEDAREMVRKTGQKYAVYYSERLHVEGAVFAGQLIQDGAIGNVIQTLGTGPHREGHLSRPQWFYERRYFGGILCDIGSHQIEQFLYYTGNSDARIIASQAKNVNHPQYPNFEDFGDVMLVGDNGASGYFRCDWFTPDGLSSWGDGRLTILGTEGYIEIRKYVDITQGEKDVVYLVNHEGEFRYPVSGKVGYPYFGELILDCIHRTEHAMTQEHAFKAAELCIKAQMLANSNRAI comes from the coding sequence ATGCAAAATAATGATGGAATGAACTATGCCCCTGTTGGTAAAGCGCAGGCGGTAGTGGGGAAGGATGAGTTTGTTTTTGCCGTAGCGGCACTGGATCATGGCCATATCTATGGTATGAGCAACGGCCTGGCTGAAGCGGGGGCCACGCTGAAATATGTCTACGATCCTGATGCGGAAAAAGTGAAGAAATTTATCGAACGCTATCCGCAGGCACAGGTTGCCGGTTCGCTGGAACAGATCCTTGCAGACCCGGAGGTGAAACTGGTTGCGGCCGCTGCTATCCCATCCCAGCGTTGTGCGTTGGGTCTGAAGGTGATGTCTGCAGGCAAAGATTACTTTACGGATAAAGCACCGTTGACCACGCTGGAGCAATTAGAGGACGCCAGGGAGATGGTGCGTAAAACGGGTCAAAAATATGCGGTGTATTACAGCGAGCGCCTGCATGTTGAAGGGGCTGTATTTGCGGGCCAGCTCATTCAGGACGGCGCCATTGGTAACGTTATTCAGACTTTGGGCACCGGGCCGCATCGTGAGGGGCACCTGAGTCGTCCTCAATGGTTCTATGAGCGTCGATATTTCGGCGGTATTCTTTGCGATATTGGTAGTCATCAGATTGAGCAATTTTTATATTATACCGGTAACAGCGATGCCCGCATTATCGCCAGTCAGGCTAAAAATGTTAATCATCCTCAGTATCCGAATTTTGAAGATTTTGGCGATGTGATGCTGGTTGGTGACAATGGCGCATCCGGTTACTTCCGCTGCGATTGGTTTACTCCTGATGGGCTATCTTCCTGGGGTGATGGGCGCTTAACTATTCTGGGTACTGAAGGGTATATTGAAATTCGTAAATACGTTGATATTACCCAAGGGGAAAAAGACGTTGTGTACCTTGTGAACCATGAAGGTGAGTTCCGTTATCCCGTTTCAGGTAAAGTAGGATACCCTTATTTTGGTGAACTTATTCTGGATTGTATCCATCGTACTGAACATGCAATGACTCAGGAGCATGCGTTTAAAGCTGCTGAGCTTTGCATTAAGGCACAAATGCTGGCTAATTCAAACCGAGCGATTTAA